One window of the Sphaerochaeta associata genome contains the following:
- a CDS encoding ABC transporter substrate-binding protein produces the protein MKKSIALLIIMVLFVAMTPMFAQGSNEQPQTLTVYVGLLEEHGAAICQAFEKATGIKTQYVRMSGGEIFARIKAESQNPQASVWYGGGSLTFIEADNNGLLERYVSPNAAIISDKFKDPNGAWTGIYSGYLGFYADGDWLKRNNVAMPKTWNDLLNPAFKGEIVMAHPGSSSTAYNMLTTILQLQGEEKGWDYLLKLNDNIRQYTKSGSAGGRMVQLHETALTIGYLHDAVAFKREGYDHIVIAAPEDGTGYEIGAVGIIKGAPQLAAAKKFVDFVLTAEAQEIGQTVNALQFLTNPNARPPKEVESIKNAKLINQDDAWSGANRSDFLNKFNQLTRTAPPK, from the coding sequence ATGAAAAAAAGTATTGCTCTACTCATCATCATGGTTTTGTTTGTTGCAATGACCCCGATGTTTGCACAAGGCTCAAATGAACAACCACAGACATTAACAGTCTATGTTGGGTTGCTCGAAGAACACGGTGCTGCAATTTGTCAGGCATTTGAGAAAGCTACTGGAATTAAAACTCAGTATGTTCGTATGAGTGGTGGAGAGATTTTTGCTCGAATCAAGGCAGAAAGTCAGAATCCCCAAGCTAGTGTATGGTATGGCGGTGGTTCCCTGACATTTATCGAAGCTGATAATAATGGATTGCTGGAACGTTATGTCAGTCCCAATGCTGCAATTATCAGTGACAAATTTAAAGATCCCAATGGTGCTTGGACAGGTATTTATAGCGGTTACTTAGGTTTCTATGCTGATGGTGACTGGCTTAAAAGAAATAATGTTGCAATGCCAAAAACCTGGAACGACTTGTTAAATCCTGCCTTTAAGGGTGAAATTGTCATGGCTCACCCCGGTTCATCCTCTACTGCATACAATATGCTTACCACAATTCTTCAACTACAAGGCGAAGAAAAAGGATGGGATTACCTACTCAAACTGAATGATAATATTCGTCAGTATACCAAGAGTGGTTCAGCTGGTGGCCGAATGGTTCAGCTGCACGAGACAGCGCTGACCATTGGATACTTGCATGATGCAGTAGCTTTTAAGCGTGAAGGATATGATCATATCGTAATTGCAGCTCCAGAGGATGGAACAGGTTATGAGATTGGTGCTGTTGGTATAATTAAGGGAGCTCCTCAGCTTGCAGCAGCAAAAAAATTCGTTGATTTTGTATTAACCGCAGAAGCTCAAGAAATAGGGCAAACTGTTAATGCCTTGCAGTTCTTGACAAACCCCAACGCACGCCCGCCCAAGGAAGTTGAGTCTATCAAGAATGCAAAACTAATTAATCAGGATGACGCATGGTCTGGTGCCAATCGCTCTGATTTCTTGAATAAGTTCAATCAACTGACCAGAACAGCTCCTCCAAAATGA
- a CDS encoding ABC transporter permease, which yields MQESQNALYNEDSGFKRYFKQLKFSLRDPVLLVSVISVTIIVAMFIVIPLFSILRESVEATGTFSLKSYSAIFRSSYDLEIIWNTIKLGLVVATLGTAVAFLFAYATTYLKIPNKRFFKVLSILPMISPPFVISLAAILLFGRSGLVSYKLFGVRNDIYGFWGLALTQVLSFFPIGYLMLTNLLQNIDPSVEEAAQALGSNQARVFMTVTIPLMLPGLANAALLIFIQSLADFGNAIVIGGNFTTMAVQIYQQGIGSYDMQGATALAVVLLMISVLAFYLQNSVIGKKSYITVTGKASKQRIMNANKKVTIPVYIICMAISVTVVSMYLLVPYGAFVRLWGVDFSFTTRWIKYVLTIGMRYIKDTTILAALATPISAIMGIVAAYLIVRKDFPGKKALEWSILMAIALPGTVLGLGYVLTYNTPPLILTGSGFILVVALVIRSMPIGTRSAIAALKQIDPSIEEAASICGAGSQKVFISVTIPLIRPVFFSGLVYSFIRGMTLVSTIIFLVSARWQMLTVAIMNQVDQGLYGAANAYCLVLIVIVGGVMLLMNLFIKTLGINLNEGY from the coding sequence ATGCAAGAATCTCAAAATGCGCTTTACAATGAAGATTCGGGTTTTAAAAGATACTTCAAGCAATTGAAGTTTTCATTACGCGATCCAGTTCTACTTGTCTCTGTCATTTCTGTAACCATCATCGTTGCAATGTTTATTGTAATCCCCCTCTTCTCGATACTCCGTGAAAGTGTAGAAGCAACTGGGACTTTTTCATTAAAGTCCTATTCTGCAATTTTTCGAAGCAGTTATGATCTAGAGATTATCTGGAATACTATAAAGCTCGGGTTGGTTGTAGCGACTTTAGGGACTGCTGTTGCATTTTTATTTGCATATGCAACTACCTATCTGAAAATTCCAAATAAACGTTTCTTTAAAGTATTGTCCATTCTTCCTATGATATCTCCACCCTTTGTCATTTCGCTTGCAGCAATTTTATTGTTTGGCAGAAGCGGGTTGGTTTCTTATAAATTATTTGGTGTGAGAAATGACATTTATGGATTCTGGGGATTAGCACTCACCCAGGTACTTTCATTCTTCCCTATTGGATATTTGATGCTTACAAACCTTTTACAAAACATCGATCCATCAGTAGAAGAAGCCGCTCAAGCACTTGGATCCAATCAAGCCCGTGTTTTTATGACAGTTACTATTCCGCTTATGCTACCTGGATTAGCCAATGCAGCACTTTTAATTTTTATCCAATCTCTTGCTGATTTTGGTAACGCAATTGTTATTGGTGGAAATTTCACCACCATGGCAGTCCAAATATACCAACAAGGAATCGGAAGTTATGACATGCAGGGAGCTACTGCTTTGGCTGTTGTTCTTCTCATGATTAGCGTACTTGCATTCTATTTACAAAACAGTGTAATCGGAAAGAAATCCTACATCACCGTTACAGGAAAAGCATCAAAACAAAGAATCATGAATGCTAATAAAAAAGTCACAATACCTGTATATATCATTTGCATGGCGATTTCAGTAACTGTTGTAAGCATGTATCTCCTAGTTCCTTATGGTGCGTTTGTTAGGTTATGGGGTGTAGATTTCAGTTTCACTACACGATGGATTAAATATGTATTAACCATCGGAATGCGCTATATCAAGGACACAACAATTCTGGCTGCACTTGCTACTCCAATTTCTGCCATCATGGGCATAGTTGCTGCATACCTGATTGTTAGAAAAGATTTTCCAGGCAAGAAAGCATTGGAGTGGTCAATTCTCATGGCTATTGCCTTACCTGGAACTGTTTTGGGCCTTGGGTATGTACTTACTTATAATACACCTCCTTTAATACTGACAGGATCAGGATTCATCTTAGTTGTAGCTTTGGTTATCCGAAGCATGCCAATTGGAACACGATCAGCAATTGCCGCGTTAAAACAGATTGATCCTTCCATTGAGGAAGCTGCAAGTATATGCGGGGCAGGAAGCCAGAAAGTGTTCATATCCGTCACAATCCCACTTATTCGTCCTGTTTTCTTTAGCGGTCTCGTCTACTCTTTTATAAGAGGGATGACTTTGGTCAGTACAATCATTTTCTTAGTATCTGCTCGCTGGCAGATGCTTACAGTGGCTATTATGAATCAGGTTGATCAAGGTTTGTATGGCGCAGCGAATGCATATTGTCTGGTCTTAATAGTTATCGTCGGTGGTGTAATGCTACTCATGAACTTATTTATTAAGACACTTGGAATAAATCTAAATGAGGGGTATTAA
- a CDS encoding ABC transporter ATP-binding protein, with the protein MIENSAKAVELVNLSKTFITSTRGKVHAVQNVNLTINPGEFVTLLGPSGCGKTTLLRMIAGFEMPSDGHIMINGEDVISKTPDKRDLGMVFQNYALFPHLNVFNNIAYGLKIQKLSKEEMEKRVLEGLKTVQMDNFAERVPAQMSGGQQQRVALVRALVLHPGVLLFDEPLSNLDAKLRLHMRDEIRRIQKEIGITSIYVTHDQSEAMAMSDKIVILKDGIIQQVGNPQEIYQHPANEFVANFIGKANILEGKIISKEKNDVVIDIDKVKYEVHTNTRWNVNDSVKIVVRPEAIEVGKEDMTGTVVKTIYMGVSQDYWINFQGKELEVSDYNPSSKQIYPENGPIFFGFKEKSLHILEPET; encoded by the coding sequence ATGATAGAGAATTCTGCAAAAGCAGTTGAATTGGTAAATTTATCCAAGACCTTTATAACAAGTACACGAGGTAAGGTCCATGCAGTTCAAAATGTCAACCTGACTATTAATCCTGGGGAGTTTGTCACTTTGCTTGGACCCTCCGGTTGTGGGAAAACAACACTACTGAGAATGATAGCTGGTTTTGAGATGCCCTCTGATGGTCATATAATGATTAACGGGGAAGATGTAATCTCAAAAACACCCGATAAGCGAGATCTTGGCATGGTCTTTCAGAATTATGCTCTATTTCCTCATTTGAATGTTTTTAATAACATCGCTTACGGCTTAAAAATCCAGAAACTTTCTAAAGAGGAAATGGAGAAACGTGTTTTAGAGGGATTGAAAACTGTACAGATGGATAATTTTGCTGAACGAGTACCAGCTCAGATGAGTGGAGGTCAACAACAGCGTGTTGCTCTTGTTAGAGCATTGGTTCTCCATCCAGGTGTCTTATTGTTTGATGAACCACTATCGAATCTAGATGCAAAACTCAGATTACATATGCGGGATGAAATACGAAGAATCCAGAAAGAAATTGGTATTACTTCGATTTACGTAACTCATGACCAAAGTGAAGCCATGGCAATGAGTGACAAAATTGTTATTCTCAAGGATGGCATTATCCAACAGGTGGGCAATCCTCAAGAGATTTACCAACATCCTGCTAATGAGTTTGTTGCGAACTTTATCGGGAAAGCAAACATTCTCGAAGGGAAAATCATTTCTAAAGAGAAAAACGATGTAGTTATTGATATAGACAAGGTTAAGTACGAAGTACATACCAACACTCGTTGGAATGTAAATGATTCAGTAAAAATTGTTGTCCGGCCTGAAGCCATCGAAGTTGGTAAGGAAGATATGACCGGGACGGTTGTCAAGACTATTTACATGGGGGTAAGCCAGGACTATTGGATTAACTTCCAAGGAAAGGAGCTGGAAGTTTCAGACTATAATCCTTCATCAAAGCAAATCTATCCTGAAAATGGACCAATTTTCTTTGGCTTCAAGGAGAAGTCTCTGCATATCCTTGAACCAGAAACTTAA
- a CDS encoding ketose-bisphosphate aldolase, which produces MLVTMKEILEVAQRNKFAVPAFNTSSSMILKGVMEACEEKLAPVIIAIHPDELSFTNESFVAAVREEAHKASIPVCIHLDHGSSFQQVVRAIACGFTSVMIDSSTYSFEQNIEITQKIVELAHAAGVSVEAELGTIGATGNGGEAGTEDIIFTNPNDVETFVTATKVDTLAIAIGTAHGIYPKDKRPKLRLDLLKEITSRTSIPLVLHGGSDNPDNEIAEAVELGVSKINISSDIKKAFYNKCREVLQDLSLREPNAIYPPCIESMKQVIYQKIDLFKDANRAHLYR; this is translated from the coding sequence ATGCTTGTAACCATGAAAGAAATTCTAGAAGTTGCACAAAGGAACAAGTTTGCCGTACCAGCATTCAACACTAGTAGCAGCATGATTCTCAAGGGAGTCATGGAAGCCTGTGAAGAAAAACTAGCCCCGGTAATCATTGCCATCCACCCGGATGAACTCTCGTTCACAAATGAAAGTTTTGTTGCTGCCGTGAGAGAAGAAGCCCATAAGGCTTCGATTCCGGTTTGCATTCATCTTGATCATGGCTCATCCTTTCAACAAGTAGTGAGGGCTATTGCGTGTGGATTTACCTCAGTCATGATAGATTCATCAACTTATTCATTTGAGCAAAACATAGAGATTACTCAAAAAATCGTAGAGCTTGCACACGCTGCCGGGGTTTCTGTTGAAGCGGAACTTGGGACAATTGGAGCAACAGGTAACGGTGGTGAGGCTGGAACCGAAGACATTATCTTTACAAATCCTAATGATGTGGAAACCTTTGTTACTGCAACGAAAGTTGATACATTGGCTATTGCAATAGGAACTGCTCACGGGATATATCCAAAAGATAAAAGGCCAAAGTTAAGGCTCGATTTGCTCAAAGAGATTACAAGCAGAACATCCATTCCTCTCGTATTACATGGAGGATCAGATAATCCCGATAATGAAATTGCTGAAGCAGTTGAGCTTGGAGTCTCAAAGATAAATATCTCCAGTGATATAAAAAAAGCTTTTTACAATAAATGCAGAGAGGTATTGCAAGATCTTTCCTTAAGAGAACCTAACGCAATCTATCCACCGTGTATCGAGTCAATGAAGCAGGTTATCTATCAAAAGATTGATCTTTTTAAAGATGCCAATAGAGCTCATCTGTATCGCTAG
- a CDS encoding DeoR/GlpR family DNA-binding transcription regulator: protein MMKKEFVEERRLGIIQYINQKRRADVYELAQEFNVTEVTIRRDLILLEDSGKLVRTHGGAISCLDRSIWQTTNIRARLENETAEKERIANYVASLISDGESIFLDSGSTSLLIARALLSHKRLMVVSNSPSVAQTLAGVNENKVLITGGELEKNTDSIIGTSCEEFLKQYRTDKAILGISGILIPDGYFAANPQEAAVKRIMGNNAKRTIYAADSSKIGTTAFTFVESLKNTGLLITDTNISEDNLKLLKQYGADVVTV from the coding sequence ATGATGAAAAAGGAATTTGTTGAAGAACGAAGGCTGGGAATAATACAATACATCAATCAAAAACGAAGGGCTGATGTGTATGAACTGGCTCAAGAGTTTAATGTGACCGAAGTTACTATTAGAAGAGATTTAATTCTTCTTGAAGATTCTGGAAAACTTGTTCGTACTCATGGTGGGGCAATCAGCTGTCTTGACCGTTCTATCTGGCAAACGACGAATATTAGGGCACGGTTAGAGAATGAAACAGCAGAGAAAGAAAGGATTGCAAATTATGTGGCTTCGTTGATATCTGATGGAGAAAGTATTTTTCTCGATTCAGGGAGTACTTCCTTGCTTATTGCCAGAGCGCTTCTATCTCATAAAAGATTAATGGTTGTCTCAAATTCGCCATCTGTAGCTCAGACCCTTGCTGGTGTCAATGAGAACAAGGTGCTTATTACCGGCGGTGAGCTTGAGAAGAATACTGATTCAATTATTGGTACTAGCTGTGAAGAATTTCTTAAGCAATATAGAACAGATAAAGCGATTCTAGGAATAAGTGGGATTCTTATTCCTGATGGATACTTTGCAGCCAATCCGCAGGAAGCAGCAGTAAAGAGAATTATGGGCAATAATGCAAAACGTACAATATATGCAGCTGACTCCTCAAAGATTGGGACTACTGCATTCACTTTTGTCGAATCGCTCAAGAACACCGGGCTTTTAATCACAGATACCAATATCAGTGAAGATAATCTAAAATTATTAAAACAATACGGTGCGGATGTCGTCACCGTATAA
- a CDS encoding ADP-dependent glucokinase/phosphofructokinase, protein MQNKHRIALGFGNNIDRLITMNSSLLQESIDRLHIHGDDIRFYAKLQTEKEVLCTLLDCIIHQKGGEYYIWNPQVLEQLSENFPYIESIGGTAARAANLLVKNGHKVLLHCVSYTDEDKEFIDSFVEVVTSYKNEELRHHYIIQFNQGLQVQVDQQIIIALQSNRIIINNNPVVRNMRINYDFFFRAQDYEVLLLSGFNAIHDVRILETRLLEILNQISLLNKNLTIIYEDGCFHKPAYREFVIDYLCPCLSIYSMNEEELMELVHGPLLTAEQKIQSIMSVRQMLGVPIVIIHTQSYVIACGENALRIKKALQTGVDFATCHLLNQAKIPMNLPYCPEGLIMQKFCEKNDNLCCVPSYAIRENCLTTIGLGDAFIAGLLSVGV, encoded by the coding sequence ATGCAGAATAAACATAGGATTGCACTAGGTTTCGGTAATAATATTGATCGTTTAATTACTATGAACTCTTCATTATTGCAAGAAAGTATTGATCGTCTTCATATTCATGGTGATGATATCAGGTTCTATGCCAAATTGCAGACAGAAAAAGAGGTTCTCTGCACACTTTTAGATTGCATTATACATCAAAAAGGCGGAGAGTATTATATTTGGAATCCCCAAGTTCTTGAACAATTATCTGAAAATTTTCCTTATATTGAATCGATTGGAGGAACAGCAGCAAGGGCTGCTAACTTACTCGTGAAGAATGGACATAAGGTTTTGCTTCATTGTGTGTCTTACACAGATGAAGATAAAGAATTTATTGATTCTTTTGTAGAAGTGGTTACCAGTTATAAAAATGAGGAGTTAAGGCATCATTACATTATTCAGTTCAACCAAGGTTTACAAGTACAGGTTGATCAGCAAATTATTATAGCATTGCAGTCAAATAGGATAATTATTAATAATAATCCTGTAGTTCGAAACATGCGAATTAATTATGATTTCTTTTTTCGTGCACAAGATTATGAAGTTCTTTTACTCAGCGGATTCAATGCTATTCATGATGTAAGAATCCTTGAAACTCGTCTTTTGGAGATATTGAATCAAATATCATTATTGAATAAGAATTTAACTATCATCTATGAAGATGGATGTTTTCATAAGCCTGCTTATCGAGAGTTTGTTATTGATTACCTTTGCCCTTGCCTTTCCATCTATAGTATGAACGAAGAAGAATTGATGGAACTTGTACATGGGCCTTTATTAACGGCTGAACAAAAAATCCAGTCAATTATGTCTGTCAGACAGATGCTTGGAGTACCAATAGTAATTATTCATACACAATCGTATGTGATTGCCTGTGGGGAAAATGCATTGAGAATTAAGAAAGCACTTCAGACAGGGGTTGATTTTGCGACATGCCACCTTCTCAATCAGGCAAAAATCCCTATGAATCTGCCTTATTGCCCGGAAGGATTAATAATGCAAAAGTTTTGTGAAAAAAATGATAATCTATGTTGTGTTCCAAGTTATGCAATACGAGAAAATTGCCTTACCACTATTGGATTGGGAGATGCCTTTATTGCGGGTTTGCTCTCAGTAGGAGTATAG
- a CDS encoding IS1634 family transposase: MLDKTQLWIAKQAKKKALLFDITSISSYGKNNTYVERGYNRDHENLRQINLGLLSAHSSNVPLWYSELPGSMSDSLVLDHVLRSLEKLDVKDINLVGDRGFYSEANLRNIADKGQKFTIPVPSSLKWQKELIDKVRPSIRRPANIIRNPEDDKSYIYGVTDYKTESYGRTWRHVYFDPVRKEQDIASLMLKLRKCEEELASGAAFEKHRNLYDTYFTVKDTPKRGRKVSLNEQAVNAYIDGYSGFWIILTNAEKDASKALGHYNRRCDIEFHFDDMKNL; this comes from the coding sequence TTGCTTGACAAAACACAGCTTTGGATTGCCAAGCAGGCGAAGAAAAAGGCACTGCTTTTCGATATAACCTCGATTTCGTCCTATGGAAAAAACAACACCTATGTGGAGCGGGGGTACAACCGGGACCACGAGAACCTGAGGCAGATAAACCTCGGCCTGCTCAGCGCCCACTCGTCGAACGTCCCTCTCTGGTACTCGGAATTGCCCGGGAGCATGTCCGATTCACTCGTCCTCGACCATGTGCTGCGCAGCCTGGAAAAGCTCGATGTGAAGGACATCAACCTGGTCGGCGACCGGGGCTTCTACAGCGAGGCGAACCTCAGGAACATAGCGGATAAGGGACAGAAGTTCACCATCCCCGTCCCCTCCAGCCTCAAGTGGCAGAAGGAATTGATCGACAAGGTCAGGCCCTCAATCCGAAGACCCGCCAACATCATCCGCAATCCCGAGGACGACAAGTCCTACATCTATGGCGTCACCGACTACAAGACCGAGTCCTACGGCAGGACCTGGAGGCATGTCTACTTCGACCCCGTCAGGAAGGAGCAGGACATCGCATCGCTGATGCTCAAGCTGCGGAAGTGCGAGGAGGAGCTTGCAAGCGGGGCTGCCTTCGAGAAACACAGGAACCTGTACGACACCTACTTCACCGTCAAGGATACACCCAAGAGGGGAAGGAAGGTCAGCCTCAACGAGCAGGCCGTCAATGCCTACATCGACGGCTACAGCGGGTTCTGGATCATCCTCACCAATGCGGAGAAGGATGCATCGAAGGCTCTGGGGCACTACAACCGCAGGTGCGACATCGAGTTCCACTTCGACGACATGAAGAACCTGTGA
- the istB gene encoding IS21-like element helper ATPase IstB — translation MMMTSTIRIQRREEISDMCRKLFLSQQLVALCQQATPRQEEFLHDVLSMEVESRERSKRSRLLNRARFPMPKSMEGYDYSHVRLPPSITRVELEGCEFIGRKTNLVCYGPVGTGKTHMAIALGMKACEMGLAARFYTVTELVLKLAEARKNGVLERLVSDIRRLDLLILDEWGYVPVDKEGSQLLFRIISDSYESKSLILTTNLEFSKWGGIFTDQQMAAAMIDRLIHHGHLLVFEGQSYRMEHALMRKTASERSKGGDEHGR, via the coding sequence ATGATGATGACTTCAACCATCCGCATCCAACGTAGGGAAGAGATATCGGACATGTGCCGGAAACTGTTCCTTTCCCAACAACTGGTAGCGTTGTGCCAGCAGGCAACGCCGAGGCAGGAAGAGTTCCTGCATGACGTGCTGTCAATGGAGGTGGAGAGCCGGGAACGCTCAAAACGCTCCAGGCTGCTCAACCGGGCCCGGTTTCCCATGCCCAAGAGCATGGAAGGCTACGACTATTCTCATGTGCGCCTGCCGCCTTCCATTACCAGGGTGGAACTGGAAGGCTGCGAATTCATTGGCAGGAAGACCAACCTGGTCTGCTATGGACCGGTGGGAACCGGGAAAACGCATATGGCCATAGCACTGGGGATGAAGGCCTGCGAGATGGGCCTTGCAGCCCGGTTCTATACGGTGACCGAGCTGGTGCTGAAACTGGCCGAGGCACGGAAGAACGGAGTCTTGGAACGCTTGGTGTCGGACATACGCAGACTGGATCTGCTCATTCTTGATGAGTGGGGGTACGTACCGGTGGACAAGGAGGGGTCCCAGCTCCTGTTCCGCATCATCAGCGACAGCTACGAGAGCAAAAGCCTCATTCTTACGACGAACCTCGAGTTTTCCAAGTGGGGTGGCATCTTCACCGACCAGCAGATGGCTGCAGCAATGATCGACAGGCTCATCCACCATGGGCACCTGCTTGTGTTCGAGGGGCAGAGCTACCGGATGGAGCATGCATTGATGCGGAAGACCGCATCCGAGCGGTCGAAAGGGGGTGACGAACATGGTCGTTGA
- the istA gene encoding IS21 family transposase, which yields MSQINCIRDLRKEGYSVARIAREVSVDEKTARKYLCMEDFSPKPPQKKEGLPSKLDPYKPQIDGWLSNDEKENSKQRHTAQRVYDRLVELHPEFGCSYPTVSRYVRKTRAQRSSYRACQELVWHPGEAQGDFGEADCYERGVKQRKHYLVCVFPNSNADFPQMFNGETSECICQGFQDVFEFIGGVFPLVVIDNATGAGRRIGQEIREAKLFAQFRAHYGFSIRFCSPGSGWEKGCVENKIGTVRRNRFVPLPEFDDLQQYNKGLLEQATSFQGNTHYKKNTIIGELFEQDREALLPLPRHRFDVCRYVYAKADGYGKVEIDGNHHYSTRPEYRGSEVLVGIRAHTVDIYDEKRKILVSHVRKFGKERSDSVDPRTSMAVLMRNVGAWPNSGVREMVSSPVRDYLDALDRESLKDALRTMNLLSERYSFERALDAFDLVLRNPGNAPFSDAMVFAARMAEFGDQTDLDAGPDLSLYDQLLEQRRVQP from the coding sequence ATGTCCCAAATCAATTGTATCAGAGATTTGAGGAAAGAGGGATACTCAGTGGCAAGGATTGCCAGGGAAGTATCGGTCGATGAGAAGACGGCGAGGAAGTACCTCTGCATGGAAGACTTCTCACCGAAGCCGCCTCAAAAGAAGGAGGGGTTGCCCAGCAAGCTGGACCCCTACAAGCCGCAGATAGACGGATGGCTTTCCAACGATGAAAAGGAGAATTCGAAACAGCGCCATACCGCCCAGCGCGTCTATGACAGGTTGGTGGAGCTGCATCCGGAATTCGGTTGCTCCTACCCAACGGTATCGCGGTATGTGAGGAAAACACGTGCACAACGCTCGAGTTACAGGGCCTGCCAGGAGCTGGTATGGCATCCGGGTGAGGCCCAGGGGGACTTCGGCGAGGCGGACTGCTATGAAAGAGGCGTCAAGCAGCGCAAGCATTATCTTGTCTGCGTGTTTCCGAATTCAAATGCGGATTTTCCCCAGATGTTCAACGGAGAGACCAGCGAATGCATCTGCCAGGGCTTTCAGGACGTCTTTGAGTTCATCGGCGGAGTCTTCCCCCTGGTTGTGATAGACAATGCCACCGGAGCAGGTCGTCGCATCGGGCAGGAGATACGGGAAGCGAAGCTCTTCGCCCAATTCAGGGCTCACTACGGCTTCTCCATACGATTCTGCAGTCCGGGTAGTGGATGGGAAAAGGGGTGCGTCGAGAATAAAATCGGCACGGTCCGCAGGAACCGGTTCGTTCCCCTGCCCGAGTTCGACGACCTGCAGCAATACAACAAGGGCTTGCTGGAGCAGGCGACGAGCTTTCAGGGAAATACCCATTACAAGAAGAACACAATCATAGGCGAGCTTTTCGAACAGGACCGCGAGGCACTGCTGCCGCTGCCCCGACACCGTTTTGATGTCTGTCGGTATGTGTACGCCAAGGCCGACGGGTACGGGAAGGTGGAGATTGACGGCAACCACCATTACTCAACCCGTCCCGAATACCGGGGAAGCGAAGTGCTGGTGGGCATCCGGGCCCACACCGTCGACATCTATGACGAGAAGCGCAAGATCCTGGTGAGCCACGTCCGCAAATTCGGCAAGGAGCGGTCCGACAGCGTCGACCCAAGAACCTCCATGGCCGTACTCATGAGAAATGTGGGAGCGTGGCCCAACAGCGGTGTGAGGGAGATGGTGTCCTCCCCCGTACGCGATTATCTCGATGCGCTGGACAGGGAATCGCTGAAGGATGCCCTGCGAACGATGAACCTGCTGAGCGAGCGCTACAGCTTCGAAAGAGCACTTGATGCGTTCGACCTGGTGCTGAGGAACCCCGGCAACGCCCCGTTCAGCGATGCAATGGTGTTTGCGGCGAGGATGGCGGAGTTCGGGGACCAAACCGACCTGGACGCCGGTCCCGACCTTTCGTTGTACGACCAGCTTCTGGAACAACGGAGGGTGCAGCCATGA
- a CDS encoding reverse transcriptase domain-containing protein gives MKDTSLIEDGRTCTRSGGRPGTLEARNVEGGQGEPRGCGMSENNTTDAKRTDLLERILDSRNLQKAYDRVCANKGSAGVDGVGTDGLLSQITAMGLENLKGQIREGKYRPKPVLRVEIPKEGGKTRNLGIPRVMDRMVQQAIAQVLSEIYEPEFSEHSYGFRPGRGALDALRQCLANANEGYDWVVDMDLERFFDTVNHSKLIQVLSEKVKDVCSVN, from the coding sequence ATGAAGGATACCTCGCTTATCGAAGACGGCAGAACCTGTACACGTAGTGGTGGCAGACCCGGGACACTGGAAGCACGGAATGTGGAAGGTGGACAGGGGGAGCCGAGAGGGTGTGGGATGTCTGAAAACAACACGACCGACGCAAAACGAACGGATTTGCTCGAAAGGATACTGGACAGCCGGAACCTCCAGAAGGCGTACGACAGAGTGTGCGCCAACAAGGGGAGCGCCGGGGTGGACGGTGTCGGGACGGACGGGCTGCTCAGCCAGATAACGGCGATGGGGCTCGAAAATCTCAAGGGGCAGATTCGGGAGGGGAAGTACCGTCCCAAACCGGTCCTAAGGGTGGAGATACCTAAGGAAGGGGGCAAGACGAGAAACCTGGGAATCCCAAGGGTCATGGACAGGATGGTGCAGCAAGCCATCGCCCAAGTGCTGTCCGAAATCTATGAACCCGAATTCAGTGAACACAGCTATGGCTTCCGACCCGGGAGGGGTGCCCTTGATGCACTGAGGCAATGCCTCGCGAATGCAAACGAGGGGTACGACTGGGTGGTCGACATGGACTTGGAGAGGTTCTTCGATACGGTAAACCACTCGAAGCTCATCCAAGTGCTCAGCGAGAAGGTGAAGGACGTGTGTAGCGTAAACTAA